Proteins encoded by one window of Salicibibacter halophilus:
- a CDS encoding stage V sporulation protein D — translation MSKITRTLVRRRLLLALLAGIALTLLLMVRLGYVQFSLGGWLTEEAEESWSRDLPFEAERGEILDRHDEVLATNVSAPSVLVVPRQIEDPVETAEQLADVLDAEQQDVYEQITENSSMVRLTPFGRKIDQDRASEVREQRLPGVYIVEDNKRHYPNGEHLSHVLGFAGIDNQGLTGIEKQYDERLQGESGHVSFFSDAQGQRLPDMADQYQAPQNGMNVRLTIDDQVQTIIERELDNAEASYDPDGALAIAMDPDNGEILGMASRPHYNPDDYQAVSPEIYDQNRPIWSTYEPGSTFKIITLASALEENEVDLDADTFNDPGYIEVAGERLRCWKKGGHGQQTYLEVVQNSCNPGFVQLGERLGTETLFDYIDQFGFGERTGIDLEGEGTGILFDVENVGPLERSTTAFGQGVSVTPIQQVTAVAAAVNGGTLYQPFIAKDWLDPEDGVVLDSQTPMEKRQVISEEASSEVRRALEHVVAQGTGGGAFVDGYRVGGKTGTAQKAQGGRYLENNHIVSFIGFAPADDPEIVVYVAIDNPKETVQFGGVVAAPIVGNVIGDSLQAMGVPRRDDQIEKELTWSDVPYLDVPDVTGLTLRELHDANYPLNLEVSGDGEEIYRQSPAAGERVEEGSTMRLYMREKSD, via the coding sequence ATGTCTAAAATCACAAGAACGCTCGTGCGCCGGCGCTTGCTCCTGGCTTTGCTGGCCGGTATCGCGTTAACGCTATTGCTCATGGTGAGGCTCGGCTATGTACAGTTTTCCCTTGGCGGCTGGTTGACCGAAGAAGCCGAAGAGTCTTGGAGCAGGGATTTGCCTTTTGAAGCGGAGCGCGGAGAAATATTGGACCGGCATGATGAAGTGTTGGCAACGAATGTCAGTGCACCTTCTGTGCTCGTTGTTCCGAGACAGATCGAGGATCCGGTCGAAACAGCAGAGCAACTCGCGGATGTTTTGGACGCCGAGCAGCAAGATGTATATGAGCAAATTACGGAAAATAGCTCGATGGTTCGATTGACCCCTTTCGGGCGCAAGATTGACCAAGACCGTGCCTCGGAAGTACGGGAACAACGTCTGCCCGGTGTCTACATTGTTGAAGACAACAAGCGCCATTATCCGAATGGCGAGCACCTTTCGCACGTATTAGGGTTTGCCGGCATCGACAATCAAGGCCTCACAGGAATCGAAAAACAATACGATGAACGTTTGCAAGGCGAGAGTGGACACGTTTCTTTTTTTTCCGATGCCCAAGGCCAGCGGTTGCCGGATATGGCAGATCAATATCAAGCTCCGCAAAATGGGATGAATGTACGGCTGACCATTGATGATCAAGTGCAAACCATTATCGAACGAGAGTTGGACAATGCCGAAGCATCGTATGATCCGGACGGAGCACTAGCCATTGCCATGGATCCCGACAATGGGGAAATCCTCGGAATGGCGAGTCGGCCGCACTATAATCCAGATGATTACCAAGCGGTCTCCCCAGAGATTTATGACCAGAATCGCCCCATTTGGTCCACGTATGAACCAGGCTCTACGTTCAAGATCATTACACTAGCGTCTGCCCTTGAAGAAAACGAAGTGGATCTCGACGCAGATACTTTTAACGACCCCGGATATATTGAAGTAGCCGGAGAACGCTTGCGATGCTGGAAAAAAGGCGGGCACGGCCAGCAAACGTATTTGGAAGTAGTGCAAAACTCCTGTAACCCCGGGTTCGTGCAATTGGGAGAACGATTGGGAACAGAGACGCTCTTTGATTATATTGATCAATTCGGTTTCGGTGAACGAACCGGCATTGACTTGGAAGGCGAAGGCACCGGGATTCTATTCGATGTAGAAAATGTGGGACCGCTGGAACGTTCCACGACAGCTTTTGGGCAGGGCGTGTCCGTAACGCCAATCCAACAAGTGACAGCTGTTGCTGCTGCTGTGAACGGCGGGACCCTTTACCAACCTTTTATCGCGAAAGATTGGCTTGACCCTGAAGACGGCGTAGTTCTGGACAGCCAGACGCCGATGGAGAAACGGCAAGTCATATCCGAAGAGGCGTCGTCGGAAGTTCGCCGGGCACTGGAACACGTCGTTGCGCAAGGCACCGGTGGAGGAGCGTTTGTCGACGGCTATCGTGTCGGCGGGAAAACCGGAACTGCCCAGAAAGCGCAAGGTGGCCGGTATTTGGAAAACAATCACATCGTTTCGTTTATTGGTTTTGCGCCAGCCGATGACCCCGAAATCGTCGTATACGTCGCCATCGATAATCCGAAAGAAACGGTGCAGTTCGGTGGTGTCGTAGCCGCGCCGATCGTTGGAAATGTCATTGGCGACAGTTTGCAGGCGATGGGTGTTCCGCGGCGGGATGATCAAATAGAAAAGGAATTGACATGGTCGGATGTTCCATATTTAGACGTCCCTGATGTCACAGGTTTAACCTTAAGAGAATTGCATGATGCCAACTATCCGCTTAACCTGGAAGTTTCAGGGGATGGGGAAGAGATTTACCGTCAATCCCCAGCTGCAGGCGAACGCGTGGAAGAAGGATCAACAATGCGTCTGTACATGAGGGAGAAAAGCGATTAA
- a CDS encoding penicillin-binding protein, which yields MGLLKRTTIISRAFLLFGLAAIIIAVLGGRFLFVQVSKEIDDVDLETLANERWTNNEPLHGERGAIYASNGEAIAEEVTSYTAFAVLEDGYEGAIDDPEGTAQTLAPYIDMEEARLAELLTSDQFQVELGSGARQLSYEEREEIEDLGLEGIHFRPEPKRYYPNQAFASHVLGYIDRGSDEAIMGLEAALDEELEGGGGSMSYQVARNGVPLPGSDEEITDAYDGSDVGLTLDSNIQLALEQAMTSVDDEYNPERMNAIVANAKTGEILAMSNRPDFNPNNYEDITNHTNFTVSDHYEPGSTFKMFTMAAAIESGEYDGDEEFESGTYDPGYDVTISDHNDGEGWGEITFDEAMERSSNVGFSKLVNEKMGADTLYEYLDRFGFGRETGIELPNEAAGLMSESDLDAMYTAFGQSSAVTPIQQIQAATAIANDGQMMQPYIVDRIENSNVNETVYESEPVLAGEPISEETAKEVREQLVEAVYGENGTGGAFQVDDMTIAGKTGTAQIPSENGYLSGHDQNIFSFLGMAPADDPEIVTYVAVDRPNLSADESGTQPVSTIFNTVMHQSMQYLQLQPDESSVHGEEGSSEGGGIEVEDVTGDRAEQAAETVSEQNLEPIILGEGNRIEHQYPFAEEDVIDGEKIFLVSDDSWEMPDMTGWSARDVVKFSTATGMNIDHSGTGYVSDQSLEAGSEAGSHDSVTVEFVHPDDEEETDAEEESDEQEEQEETDED from the coding sequence GTGGGACTGTTGAAGCGAACAACGATTATTTCCAGGGCATTCCTTCTCTTCGGGTTGGCAGCCATCATCATCGCTGTATTGGGCGGAAGGTTTTTGTTTGTGCAAGTTTCCAAGGAAATCGACGATGTGGATTTAGAAACACTTGCAAATGAACGCTGGACGAACAATGAGCCTTTGCATGGAGAGCGCGGCGCCATTTACGCGAGCAATGGAGAGGCGATTGCGGAAGAAGTCACCAGTTATACCGCTTTTGCGGTTCTTGAAGATGGATATGAAGGCGCAATTGATGATCCCGAAGGGACAGCTCAAACCCTCGCGCCTTACATTGACATGGAGGAAGCGCGCTTGGCCGAACTTTTGACGAGTGACCAGTTTCAAGTTGAATTAGGCTCAGGCGCGCGCCAACTTAGCTACGAAGAGAGAGAAGAAATCGAAGACTTAGGGTTGGAAGGGATACATTTTCGCCCCGAACCAAAACGCTATTACCCAAATCAAGCATTTGCCTCCCACGTCCTCGGCTATATCGACCGGGGCTCCGATGAAGCGATTATGGGGCTGGAAGCCGCCTTGGATGAAGAGCTCGAAGGCGGAGGCGGCTCGATGAGCTACCAGGTGGCCCGCAACGGTGTTCCGCTCCCCGGAAGTGATGAAGAAATCACCGACGCTTATGACGGAAGCGATGTTGGGCTGACCTTGGATTCCAATATCCAATTGGCGTTGGAACAGGCGATGACCTCCGTCGACGATGAGTACAATCCGGAGCGGATGAACGCGATCGTTGCCAATGCGAAGACGGGTGAAATTCTTGCCATGAGCAACCGTCCCGACTTTAACCCAAATAACTATGAAGATATTACCAATCATACAAATTTTACTGTTTCCGACCACTATGAACCGGGCTCCACGTTTAAAATGTTCACCATGGCCGCGGCCATTGAAAGCGGGGAGTATGATGGCGATGAGGAGTTTGAATCCGGCACCTACGACCCCGGTTATGACGTTACCATTAGCGATCATAATGACGGGGAAGGTTGGGGGGAAATTACGTTTGATGAAGCAATGGAGCGCTCTTCCAATGTTGGTTTTTCAAAGCTTGTCAACGAAAAAATGGGCGCAGACACTCTTTATGAATACCTTGACCGGTTCGGGTTCGGCAGAGAAACCGGCATTGAACTCCCCAATGAAGCAGCAGGTTTGATGAGTGAAAGTGACCTCGACGCCATGTACACCGCCTTTGGCCAATCATCCGCAGTGACGCCGATTCAACAAATCCAGGCGGCTACAGCGATTGCCAACGACGGACAAATGATGCAGCCATATATTGTGGACCGTATTGAAAACTCGAACGTCAATGAAACGGTCTATGAAAGTGAACCCGTGCTTGCCGGAGAGCCGATTTCCGAAGAAACGGCAAAAGAAGTCCGAGAGCAACTGGTAGAAGCGGTATACGGGGAAAACGGCACCGGCGGTGCCTTTCAAGTTGACGACATGACCATTGCCGGTAAAACGGGAACGGCACAAATCCCGTCAGAAAACGGTTATCTATCCGGCCATGATCAAAACATCTTCTCCTTTTTGGGGATGGCCCCGGCCGATGATCCGGAAATTGTCACTTATGTGGCGGTGGACCGGCCGAATCTATCGGCAGATGAGTCCGGTACACAACCGGTATCGACGATATTTAACACCGTGATGCATCAAAGCATGCAATATTTACAGCTTCAACCTGATGAGTCGTCCGTTCACGGAGAAGAGGGCTCGTCGGAAGGTGGCGGCATTGAAGTAGAAGATGTCACGGGGGATCGTGCAGAACAAGCGGCGGAAACCGTGAGCGAGCAAAATCTCGAACCAATTATTTTGGGAGAGGGAAATCGAATTGAACACCAATATCCATTTGCCGAGGAGGATGTCATAGACGGAGAAAAAATCTTTCTCGTCAGCGACGACAGCTGGGAGATGCCCGACATGACCGGGTGGTCGGCAAGGGATGTGGTGAAATTCAGCACAGCTACCGGCATGAACATTGATCACTCCGGCACCGGTTATGTGAGCGACCAAAGCTTGGAAGCCGGCAGTGAAGCGGGAAGCCATGATTCAGTCACCGTGGAATTTGTCCATCCTGATGATGAAGAGGAAACGGACGCTGAAGAAGAAAGCGATGAGCAAGAAGAACAAGAAGAAACGGACGAAGATTAG
- the ftsL gene encoding cell division protein FtsL yields MSNLTQKQYVREEQRQVQTVQNRIEKRLTRGEKYLMALIVMAVVVTAVLMVSNYASMYGQQQEISQLQSEINQQQQYNEGLEHQVSELSDPERILEIAQDNGMELNENNVTVLQP; encoded by the coding sequence ATGAGCAACCTAACACAAAAACAATATGTAAGAGAAGAGCAAAGGCAAGTCCAAACCGTACAAAATCGAATTGAAAAGAGATTAACCCGCGGCGAAAAATACTTAATGGCATTAATTGTAATGGCGGTCGTTGTTACTGCAGTGCTCATGGTTTCAAATTATGCAAGCATGTATGGACAACAACAGGAAATCTCTCAACTGCAAAGCGAAATTAACCAACAGCAGCAGTATAACGAAGGATTGGAACACCAAGTTTCGGAACTTAGTGATCCTGAGCGCATTTTGGAAATCGCGCAGGACAATGGAATGGAACTGAATGAAAATAACGTCACTGTCCTTCAACCTTAA
- the rsmH gene encoding 16S rRNA (cytosine(1402)-N(4))-methyltransferase RsmH has product MSPYSHETVLLQEATAGLNITGNGTYVDCTYGRGGHSAEIIKQLNEHGHLYAFDSDQEAIEAGRERFAAEAKVTLTQGNFRDAPAKLDTYGVDGVNGVLFDLGVSSPQLDDKSRGFSYRGDEPLDMRMDRQQALTAEEIVHTWPFESLVHIISRYGEEKFAKPIARAIETERGKNKITSTEQLAELIKKAIPAATRRSGGHPAKRTFQALRIAVNDELQAFEDALTAFIAKLELEGRIAVITFHSLEDAIAKRTLNTYCRTPELPSGLPVIPEHMKPTMKWVNKKTIVPAHEEIERNRRARSARLRIVEKIR; this is encoded by the coding sequence ATCAGCCCGTACAGTCATGAAACCGTGTTGTTGCAGGAGGCAACAGCCGGCCTTAACATCACCGGAAACGGCACCTATGTGGATTGCACGTATGGACGGGGCGGCCATTCGGCGGAAATTATAAAACAGCTCAATGAGCATGGCCATCTATACGCCTTTGATTCGGATCAAGAAGCAATTGAAGCCGGCCGGGAGCGTTTTGCGGCGGAAGCAAAGGTGACGCTTACCCAGGGGAACTTTCGTGACGCGCCGGCCAAACTGGATACATACGGGGTGGACGGGGTAAATGGCGTATTGTTTGACCTCGGCGTCTCTTCCCCGCAACTGGATGATAAATCCCGTGGCTTTAGTTATCGAGGGGATGAACCACTCGATATGCGTATGGACAGGCAGCAGGCCCTTACCGCTGAAGAAATTGTCCACACGTGGCCGTTCGAATCCCTTGTGCACATCATCTCCCGATACGGAGAAGAGAAATTTGCAAAACCTATTGCCCGTGCCATCGAAACGGAACGGGGGAAAAACAAGATTACCTCCACGGAACAATTGGCAGAACTCATCAAGAAGGCCATTCCCGCAGCAACACGAAGAAGCGGCGGCCATCCGGCAAAACGAACGTTTCAGGCACTCCGAATTGCTGTCAATGACGAACTCCAGGCATTTGAAGATGCCCTCACCGCATTTATTGCCAAGCTGGAATTAGAAGGCCGGATAGCCGTCATTACTTTTCATTCTTTAGAAGATGCCATTGCAAAACGAACGCTGAATACGTATTGCCGAACACCCGAACTTCCATCCGGACTTCCCGTCATTCCCGAACATATGAAACCGACAATGAAGTGGGTCAATAAAAAAACCATTGTACCCGCACATGAGGAGATAGAAAGAAATCGTCGGGCAAGATCGGCACGGTTGCGTATTGTTGAAAAAATAAGGTAG
- the mraZ gene encoding division/cell wall cluster transcriptional repressor MraZ, protein MFMGEYSHTIDQKGRLIIPSKFREELGDQFVITRGMDQCVFVYPRTEWEQLEQKLKSLPFTKKDARAFTRFFFSGAAEASFDKQGRVNIPSTLCEHAKLEKDCVVIGVSRRVEIWNKSIWEDYFAESQSSFSDIAESLEDLDL, encoded by the coding sequence ATGTTCATGGGAGAATATTCACACACCATTGACCAAAAAGGCAGACTGATTATTCCTTCTAAATTTCGAGAAGAGTTGGGCGATCAGTTTGTCATCACAAGAGGGATGGACCAGTGTGTCTTTGTATACCCAAGAACAGAATGGGAGCAATTGGAACAGAAATTAAAATCGCTTCCCTTTACGAAAAAGGATGCGCGCGCATTTACACGTTTTTTCTTTTCCGGGGCTGCTGAGGCCAGTTTTGATAAACAAGGCAGGGTGAATATCCCTTCCACGCTTTGTGAGCATGCAAAATTGGAAAAGGATTGCGTAGTGATTGGCGTATCCCGACGTGTGGAGATTTGGAACAAGTCAATTTGGGAAGACTACTTTGCGGAATCTCAAAGCTCCTTTAGCGATATTGCAGAATCCCTGGAAGATCTGGACTTGTAA